A window of Salmo trutta chromosome 17, fSalTru1.1, whole genome shotgun sequence genomic DNA:
CAAGAAGAAGATGCAGATGCTCAAGCTCGACAAGGAGAATGCCTTGGACAGAGCTGAGGGAGCCGAGGGAGACAAGAAGGCAGCAGAGGACAAGAGCAAACAGGTCGGCATTTTATTTGGAAAATTGAAATGATCCTTGAAAAAGCACCCGAATACCCGTGTCTCTGTGCGCCGCTGTCTCTTAATATGGACCACCTCTACAATGTGGATGTATCACTTTTATGGATCATTCAAAATAAGGAGTATTAAAGTTATATATATGAATAACTTTTCACAACTGGTAGGCTAATTCGTGACGTGGGTATGAATTATTGGAATAATTTTGTGAGAAATTATGTATATTTCACTTATTGATGTGTGGATGGAGTTGTATTACTGTAGCCTTAGATTCTACAACAAAATTGTGAATAAAAAATAACTGTAGGGAAATTATAAATGGGAATAATAGAAACATTACTGTAATGGTGAATATTGCTGTTGTGGGGAATATGGATAGGCTATTGAGAAATATGTAGCCTATACTTTCAGAATAATTGCATTAGTATTATCACTTGTTTCAGATGCTCTATTCAACTAAATAAAATGTTGTCCTTTGTGCATGTGTAGTTAGAGGATGAAATAAGTGAGTTGGAAAAGAAATTGCGGATCACCGAAGATGAGAGAGATAAAGTGCTTGATGAATTCCAAGCCGCCGAGGAAAAATTGCTGAGTGCCGAGGAGGTGGCCACCAAGGTATTTTGTGTGGCTCGCATGATTTTCCCTAacttctctattctctctccctttcgctGTCTGTCTGCGCTCTTGTGCCTTGTGTGCGCTCACGCCCTCTGTTTCCCGCTGATCACCCCTGTGAAACTATCCGCACTAAAACACACCTCAGCTCGAGGATGACGTGATAGCTCTGCAGAAGAAGCTGAAGGGAACAGAGGATGAGTTGGACAAGTACTCTGAGTCTCTTAAGGATGCCCAGGAGAAACTTGAGCTGGCTGAGAAGAAAGCCACTGATGTAAGTAAAGGGCACAAAATCACAATTCCTGCACACTGCTTCCCACGTCTTTTCTGTCTCACAGATCGAACTGTAAAACATGTAAAATGACAGTGTAACGTGAGAGGCCTTTGTTCTGTCTCATCATTTGGTTTAAAGACCATTCTCAGATTGCCAAATGTAGGCAGCGCACCTGTCCAGCCCTATATGTCTATGGGCCAACTGGAAAGTAACCTATTATGCTATATGGATAATATTTCAATCACATAAACGATCATGATATCGTGCCAGATATTGTTGAACTGtcattttatatattttgttgatgtttgtgtttgtttgtctgttgtcAAAGATCACAAGTCACCTAAGTCATATCAACCTTAAAAACAAAAGTGTTTCAGTTTTCTTGTGTTTGAAAATGTCTCCACATTTGAGATGGCCTACATATGATATCCCCAAGCTATATGCTACATCAATGTAAGACAGTAAATCAAGTTCTACTCTACAGCTCCTTAAGAGGGGACATTTATGAGTTGAAACTGAATTAGTTAAAAGTGACGTTTCCAAGCAGAAAGCGAGCACAGCGCAGCGCAGGGATAAATATAGCTCACTGCTTTATATGGTCAATGGTCAAGTTAGACTGAGATCACTTCTTTGGGCTGTTCTTGAAACAGACTACATACAGTCATTTCGATTTTCCTCTGAACATGTCATTTTTTGTTCCTAAAGCTGATGTTTTGAGGTCAGTTTAGTTAAACCCATAGGCTACCGAGAGTGTAATTTGGCTGCTTGCAGGGAAcattttaattagggaaataCTACATAAAATGGGAAACTATGCCGAAAATGTGTGCCTGTAGATTCATGCGTGACACAAGGAGCTGCATCCAGGAGCAGaagaaaagtaaaaaatatataggcTGGAGTTGTATGGGATGATAATCCGAGGCTAAGTAAagattaacaacaacaaaaaacattagaATAATCAACAAATGAAGAGGTTATCAAATGAAATGTGACATTCTGTTGACAACTAATTTTCTTTCATTTATTGAAAGTGTCCATAGGGTAGCCTACATCTCAATAGACTGAAGGAACTTCCTATGCTCATCTCCTTTCCTTTATCTGCGTTGATATCATTTTTACtttacctttttttaactaggtaGTCAGAtaaagaaccaattcttattttcaatgacggccttgggGTGGCTTTcttctgccttgttcaggggcagaacgacagattcgatctagtccaacgctctaaccactaggctacctgccaccccaatataaTATAGTTAAACTGGTGAAAGTCAGTTCATGGAAGGCATTCGCTATTGTGATTCATCTATCTTATGTTTTCATATCACTGCAAATGAAGGAAAATAGATCAGGAAAGAAACCACTTGTTGAACTCCTTGAGTAAGATTCTACAAATGCATATAGAGTGCCTCATCTTGGGCTATTTAGGAACTACAATCTGAAAATCTTTTCAGTCCCATGTGTACTTTATAGATAATACCAGCAGATGGTGCTATATGCCAGTGCACGGTAGCCCACCTGAGGAACGCTTATAATAACAAGGCGTGCCCTTATCATCACTGTATGTCTACCATATATACACTTTTTATTAAGACCAAATGTTGTTTAACCATTATTATATTACGAAAAAAAACGACATCAATATTTGTTTGTATACGTTTCAATATATTTTCGTTTGTTATAGTCTTGGACTTGGCTATGAAACTGATGGTTACTTCCGGTGTAATGTTCAGTTATTGCTGTGTGCGTCCTCACAGACGACTCGAGTATCGCGGGCAGCCATCCTCGTACATTCCAGGGCGTCGTTGTGCTCCATGTCCATTCCAAGGAAAGTCTCAAAAACGtcgttttcttagcaagttgACATAATGGCAGGTATAACATCATTGGAAGCGGTTAAACGGAAAATAAAAACCTTGCAACAGCAGGCTGACGGTGCCGAAGAAAGAACTGAAAGACTACAGAGAGAATTGGGTTTGGAGAGGAAAGCCAGAGAATCAGTAAGCATGTCATAAAATAACTGCAAAGTTGTACAATTGTTTCAAAATATGTATCAAGTGCAACAATGATATATTCATTTTGCAATGTTTAATGTCCGAGGGAGTTGCACAGGCTGTAAAATGCATGGTGATGCACACTGACATAGCGGAATTTCTCCGACATCCCGTTGTGGTGTTTGGTAGCTAACAAACTAAATGTGTCATGCTCATTGCTGACAATACGCCAACTCTTGACAGATTACGAGTTTGAGACCAACTGGATGACCAAAAATGATTTCCTCAAGTGTAAATAGTGTTCAGCAGTGGCGGTAGAGGACTTCAGGCCTTTTGATGGATTTAAATGATACTTTGTAATCACGCTTATTTTGTACCCCGTGAATATTTGTATCTTAATTGATGGACATGATGTAACTGTTGCCACAAGCAGTTCTTGCAGCATTGTTAGGCCTACATTGTTTCATGGTACTGCATCACCCCCAGTATTTTCATTTCTTATGCTAGGCTACTTATTGCTCATACTTTAGTTTGTATTGTTACCTAAAGATTACATTTGAGTAAATTATACTCTCTTTGACATAATTGCAGCACAACGTTTACTCAACTCATTTTGAAACTCTTTCACTTAAGCAGGAAGGAACTTCAAAATAAATGCTGCAACAGAGCTGAGGAACATCAATAACAGACTGTTGTTAATTCTGTCAGCTATGTTTTAAACAAGGTTTCTGTTATAAGGACAAAGTTGTCACATATTCTAAAGAACAGGGGGCCAGACTCTGACCTATAGAAACAGGAAATACAGCCTATAATGCATTTGCATTTGGAAGGTTAATTGCCCTCATCAACATGGTCACTTCAGAAGCTCCTTATATGACTAGGTTATTGGTCGTTTATTTAAAGGAAACACTTGTGGCTTTGGGGTGGGGTTTTAAACGGCACTAGATGAACTAATATATCTTAATTTCACTGGCTTGTTTCTATATCTCCATTCGCAACATGAGATGGACTTTGATCCTGTACACCACTCTTACAAGTCTTGGTATGTGATCAGGCCTCTGAGTGGTAAATCAGGTGTAAAGACAGGGTAATGCCACTGCACATACTCATAAACCAAGGTCAGATATGGTTGCCTTTTGGTTTCCAtacaaaaaagtgtttttaagATTTAAAATAAGTAGCCTTTTAGTGCATATAGAAACAAAAAAAGAATGGAGGAGTGGCTGTCCCTAGCCATTGTTTCTGCTATCAAATGTTCAGTTTTATTACCACATATAAAAGCATACCTGTAGCATTGTAGCTGAATTTCACTTCCTCTGTATCAAATGTCTTATAAAAGAAAATAGTGCAACGGTTAAATAACATAATAGTACTGAAGGTAAGCTAATTAGAACATTAAGGGGAAAAACTTGATAGTAAGTCACACCACAACATGTCACCAGTCAAATAACAATAAAGATAGAGTAGCCATTTTGTGACATGAAAGCTGAACTTAATCGAATCTTCAGTTTTGGTCCACTGGGGACTCCTTCAGTGGTTGTGTGTGGCCTTTGGCAGTGTAAACCTCTGTGGCACAATGACTGCAGCCAGCTCCTTGTTAATGTCCCCTCTGGGGTCTCATAATGAGGCTAGGTATTCAGCCTGTGCCAGCCAGGAGCATTGTTCTCATTACACACAGTGTGTGGAGTGCAGCACAGCACAGGGGAATCCTCCTGGGAAggccctcttctctccccaacaGATGCCACTGCCGTTAGGCTGACAGATGCAGAAAGCACCACTTAAATAGTAATTACCCAGACCGCTCACCTATAAGACACTGAAGTGGAAGAGTCACCAGTGTTTTTGATGttgatatttgtttgtgtgtccttgagagtactgtatatgtatgtttGTCTGTCTTAATACATTTTGCCCCAAGATGCAGGTTTTGACATGTTCTTCTCTCCTAGGCTGAGGCCGATGTCGCTTCCCTTAACAGACGTATCCAGCTGGTTGAGGAGGAGTTGGATCGTGCTCAGGAGCGTCTGACGACTGCCCTGACCAAGCTGGAGGAGGCTGAGAAGGCGGCTGATGAGTCTGAGAGGTGTGCACTTATTGAGGACAGGGAGTTAGACTGTTTCCCTTGCTCCTTACTGTATTTGGAGTTGTTAGGGCCTTTAGACTAAGGGCAGCTTAAGCCTAAGTCATGACTTGCGGTGCCACTGACCAATTTCAACAAACACAAGCTGTTTTTCGAGACTGAGGTCCTGAATAAATGGGCCGTGACGCGAGGCTCTGTTTCCATTCCTTTGTTTGGTGTATAAACAGCCCCTCTgtgctgcacagcccagtgcctGAACTCTATTGAGGCTGTAGGTCAGACCCTGTGTGGGCTAGGCCTGCCCTGTCATCCCCAGTGCTACAGCAGTGCAGTATTTTCCCCATCAGTCCCATAAGAAAGCTGTCAGGCCACGCCTTGACATTGAAAGGGCATATTAAAGATTCACTagcagccagccagtctggaTGTGCACTGGGCGTACACTGCCCACCCACATTTAGTCTTGGACTCAAACTATTGATCTGAGTCATTGAGTTACCGCGCAGTGCTGCTATGAGCCTTGGGATGGGACTCTTTCTAATGTCTActggctctctctcccttccctgctCAGAGGCATGAAGGTCATTGAGAACAGGGCCTCCAAGGATGAGGAGAAGATGGAGCTGCAGGAGATCCAGCTGAAGGAGGCCAAGCACATCGCTGAGGAGGCTGACCGCAAATACGAGGAGGCGAGTCTCTCAGCTGCTGCAGTTGTTGGCTGCTGTCTCTACAGCCCAGCCTCCCCACAACCTTCCTTTAACCTACAATAACATAATGGCACACACACGTATGATTGAGTCCACTTTGTAAAGTAAACATGGTGATTTAGTCATCTCTACCCTGACATACCCCAATTCACATAGGgtatatgtacagtacacagatatattgtgtgtgtgtgtgtgtgtatacacagccTTTTTGTGTATAGTTTAACTCCTTGGTATTCTGTACCTAAAGGTTGCCCGTAAGCTGGTCATCATTGAGAGTGATATGGAGCGTACAGAGGAGCGCGCTGAGCTTTCAGAAGGGTAAGATCTAATGCCCTTACAGTAACGCTGCACTTAATTAACATGCATGGCTGGAATTATTTAACATTCTACTTCAACACCggctcctggctcaaagttgagtTTATTTTCAACATGTTGCTCACGCTCGTTGTTGCATGTACTATTAATTTGCATGTGTTCCATGTTTTGAATGGCCGTATCGTTCGCCACATCCACTAACAGACGGATTCGAAGAGCGGAGGATGAACTAAGAGTTTTGGAACAAAGCTTAAAATCACTCACAGCTTCCGAAGCAAAGGTACTGCAGACTAACAATGTATTTTGTTAGACCTATCTTCATAGACTTTTGTACTACTTCCTCTTGTCACGTTCATTCACTCTGCTGAATGAAGCCTCTTTCCTCTTTGTACCTTGCTCTGCTTTGCTATATTTTACTATGTTTGAGCTTACGCTCGGGATATCCTAAAACTAGAACCTTTTACACCTCTAACCTGGCAGGGACTGTGCAAGAATAACATCTTTCACATGCAGTACTAGCTAGTATTCCTTCACATGCAGTACTAGCTAGTATTCCTTCACATGCAGTACTAGCTAGTATTCCTTCACATGCAGTACTAGCTAGTATTCCTTCACATGCAGTACTAGCTAGTATTCCTAATCTGACCAAATCTGCATGCTAAAAGGCATTTCTAAAAGTTTCTTTGTAGTCTACTCTCCACCTCTGTTAATATTGTCATGTTCCTGCTGTGTTGAGGTACTTTGGTCTCCTTCCTGTAGTTCCGCTAGTTCATAttcattttgttttatttcttcTCCCCTTTcctgctctccttctctccttcctgcttCCATTTCTCATTGGTGTCTCAATATCCCCCTCCATTTCGGCACACTTTTCTCTGGACCCTCTGCACCTTCTCCCTTCTAACACCAGCAAATGCTCTGAGCTTGAAGAAGAGTTGAAAACTGTGACCAACAACCTGAAGTCACTGGAGGCCCAGTCTGAGAAGGTAGGTAGTCTGCTGCTGTGTTCAGACATGCTGTCCATACCAGCTTCTCCAGAGCCATGCTGG
This region includes:
- the LOC115151996 gene encoding tropomyosin alpha-1 chain isoform X1; translated protein: MDAIKKKMQMLKLDKENALDRAEGAEGDKKAAEDKSKQLEDEISELEKKLRITEDERDKVLDEFQAAEEKLLSAEEVATKAEADVASLNRRIQLVEEELDRAQERLTTALTKLEEAEKAADESERGMKVIENRASKDEEKMELQEIQLKEAKHIAEEADRKYEEVARKLVIIESDMERTEERAELSEGKCSELEEELKTVTNNLKSLEAQSEKYSHKEDKYEEEMKVLTDKLKEAETRAEFAERSVAKLEKTIDDLEEKLAHAKEENLDMHQMLDQTLMELNNM
- the LOC115151996 gene encoding tropomyosin alpha-1 chain isoform X3 is translated as MDAIKKKMQMLKLDKENALDRAEGAEGDKKAAEDKSKQLEDEISELEKKLRITEDERDKVLDEFQAAEEKLLSAEEVATKAEADVASLNRRIQLVEEELDRAQERLTTALTKLEEAEKAADESERGMKVIENRASKDEEKMELQEIQLKEAKHIAEEADRKYEEVARKLVIIESDMERTEERAELSEGRIRRAEDELRVLEQSLKSLTASEAKYSHKEDKYEEEMKVLTDKLKEAETRAEFAERSVAKLEKTIDDLEEKLAHAKEENLDMHQMLDQTLMELNNM
- the LOC115151996 gene encoding tropomyosin alpha-1 chain isoform X7 — encoded protein: MDAIKKKMQMLKLDKENALDRAEGAEGDKKAAEDKSKQLEDEISELEKKLRITEDERDKVLDEFQAAEEKLLSAEEVATKLEDDVIALQKKLKGTEDELDKYSESLKDAQEKLELAEKKATDAEADVASLNRRIQLVEEELDRAQERLTTALTKLEEAEKAADESERGMKVIENRASKDEEKMELQEIQLKEAKHIAEEADRKYEEVARKLVIIESDMERTEERAELSEGKCSELEEELKTVTNNLKSLEAQSEKYSHKEDKYEEEMKVLTDKLKEAETRAEFAERSVAKLEKTIDDLEEKLAHAKEENLDMHQMLDQTLMELNNM
- the LOC115151996 gene encoding tropomyosin alpha-1 chain isoform X2 — protein: MDAIKKKMQMLKLDKENALDRAEGAEGDKKAAEDKSKQLEDDVIALQKKLKGTEDELDKYSESLKDAQEKLELAEKKATDAEADVASLNRRIQLVEEELDRAQERLTTALTKLEEAEKAADESERGMKVIENRASKDEEKMELQEIQLKEAKHIAEEADRKYEEVARKLVIIESDMERTEERAELSEGKCSELEEELKTVTNNLKSLEAQSEKYSHKEDKYEEEMKVLTDKLKEAETRAEFAERSVAKLEKTIDDLEEKLAHAKEENLDMHQMLDQTLMELNNM
- the LOC115151996 gene encoding tropomyosin alpha-1 chain isoform X4 gives rise to the protein MDAIKKKMQMLKLDKENALDRAEGAEGDKKAAEDKSKQLEDDVIALQKKLKGTEDELDKYSESLKDAQEKLELAEKKATDAEADVASLNRRIQLVEEELDRAQERLTTALTKLEEAEKAADESERGMKVIENRASKDEEKMELQEIQLKEAKHIAEEADRKYEEVARKLVIIESDMERTEERAELSEGRIRRAEDELRVLEQSLKSLTASEAKYSHKEDKYEEEMKVLTDKLKEAETRAEFAERSVAKLEKTIDDLEEKLAHAKEENLDMHQMLDQTLMELNNM
- the LOC115151996 gene encoding tropomyosin alpha-4 chain isoform X5, which codes for MAGITSLEAVKRKIKTLQQQADGAEERTERLQRELGLERKARESAEADVASLNRRIQLVEEELDRAQERLTTALTKLEEAEKAADESERGMKVIENRASKDEEKMELQEIQLKEAKHIAEEADRKYEEVARKLVIIESDMERTEERAELSEGKCSELEEELKTVTNNLKSLEAQSEKYSHKEDKYEEEMKVLTDKLKEAETRAEFAERSVAKLEKTIDDLEEKLAHAKEENLDMHQMLDQTLMELNNM
- the LOC115151996 gene encoding tropomyosin alpha-3 chain isoform X6; its protein translation is MAGITSLEAVKRKIKTLQQQADGAEERTERLQRELGLERKARESAEADVASLNRRIQLVEEELDRAQERLTTALTKLEEAEKAADESERGMKVIENRASKDEEKMELQEIQLKEAKHIAEEADRKYEEVARKLVIIESDMERTEERAELSEGRIRRAEDELRVLEQSLKSLTASEAKYSHKEDKYEEEMKVLTDKLKEAETRAEFAERSVAKLEKTIDDLEEKLAHAKEENLDMHQMLDQTLMELNNM